A genome region from Pseudomonas sp. S06B 330 includes the following:
- a CDS encoding acyl-CoA dehydrogenase family protein, with amino-acid sequence MSIIQDSDLGSLDRLLHSFTERPQALNLDTQLPAVLHALQADHLDLLPLPGQGHTLQRWQTLARVAGCDLALAKLYEGHTDALAILSECSAAHLVGNGIWGVWAAEPPSARTRIVAREGNLVRLGGRKAWCSGALQIDRALLTAWDDQDQPQLVAIELSHPNQHIDVEQWQAVGMGITTSVDIAFNEAPGIAVGHPGQYLTRPGFWQGGAGIAACWYGAAQALADYLREHCRQPRQDPHADAHLGAVDAALLGARAALRECAAWIDLQPVADASVEVRRVRAQVEHAVEQVIHHVGRALGATPFCRNSHFARLSADLPVFLRQSHAEKDLAALGQQVAHVPAGAWQL; translated from the coding sequence ATGAGCATCATTCAGGATTCCGATCTGGGCAGCCTGGACCGCCTTTTGCACAGCTTCACCGAGCGTCCACAGGCACTTAACCTCGATACTCAACTGCCAGCGGTGCTGCACGCCCTACAGGCCGATCATCTCGATCTGCTGCCGCTACCCGGTCAAGGGCACACCTTGCAGCGTTGGCAGACGCTGGCACGGGTCGCCGGTTGCGACCTGGCCCTGGCAAAATTGTACGAAGGCCACACTGACGCCTTGGCGATCCTCTCTGAATGTTCGGCAGCGCATCTGGTCGGTAATGGAATCTGGGGCGTCTGGGCAGCCGAGCCACCCTCTGCCCGCACGCGGATCGTCGCTCGCGAGGGCAATCTAGTGCGTTTGGGAGGCCGCAAAGCATGGTGTTCCGGGGCGCTGCAGATTGACCGCGCACTGCTCACCGCCTGGGACGATCAGGACCAGCCGCAACTGGTCGCCATCGAGCTTTCGCACCCCAACCAGCATATTGATGTTGAGCAATGGCAAGCCGTTGGCATGGGCATCACCACCAGTGTCGACATTGCCTTCAATGAAGCGCCGGGCATCGCCGTCGGCCATCCCGGGCAGTACCTGACACGCCCCGGCTTCTGGCAGGGAGGGGCCGGCATTGCAGCCTGTTGGTATGGGGCAGCGCAAGCCTTGGCCGACTATTTGCGTGAACACTGTCGTCAACCTCGCCAGGATCCACACGCCGACGCGCACCTGGGAGCGGTCGATGCCGCTTTGCTCGGTGCCCGCGCGGCCCTGCGCGAGTGCGCCGCCTGGATCGATCTCCAACCGGTGGCAGATGCCAGCGTTGAGGTACGCCGTGTCCGCGCCCAGGTTGAGCACGCCGTCGAGCAGGTTATCCACCATGTCGGCCGAGCCCTCGGTGCCACACCGTTCTGCCGCAACAGCCATTTCGCCCGGCTCAGTGCCGATCTGCCGGTGTTCCTGCGGCAGAGTCACGCCGAAAAAGACCTGGCGGCCTTGGGGCAACAGGTGGCGCACGTCCCTGCTGGGGCGTGGCAGCTATGA
- a CDS encoding glycosyltransferase — protein MIAVIIPAHNEARRLGRCLSAVRLAAHEVEQTGQQVQVLVVLDRCSDGSAAVAQRHGVQTLRVDAGNVGIARRLGAALMLERGARWLACTDADSRVPAHWLTWQLQCAADAVCGTVHVERWQPWQDAELRRRYRNSYQACENHRHIHGANLGVCAQAYQRVGGFAPLPAHEDVHLVKALLASGARIVWTARHSVATSSRGDSRAAHGFGDALKRLALCCSPDPAENAPRL, from the coding sequence ATGATTGCCGTCATCATTCCCGCCCACAATGAGGCTCGGCGCCTGGGTCGCTGTCTATCGGCTGTCCGACTTGCTGCCCATGAGGTTGAGCAAACGGGTCAGCAGGTGCAGGTGCTGGTAGTGCTCGACCGCTGCAGCGATGGCAGTGCGGCGGTTGCGCAGCGCCATGGTGTGCAGACCTTGCGGGTGGATGCCGGCAACGTCGGCATCGCTCGACGTCTCGGCGCGGCCTTGATGCTGGAGCGTGGCGCACGCTGGCTGGCTTGTACCGATGCCGATAGTCGGGTTCCGGCGCACTGGCTGACGTGGCAACTGCAGTGTGCGGCGGATGCTGTGTGCGGCACCGTGCACGTCGAGCGCTGGCAACCCTGGCAGGATGCCGAATTACGCCGGCGATATCGCAACAGCTACCAGGCCTGTGAGAATCATCGGCATATCCATGGCGCCAACCTTGGCGTGTGCGCCCAGGCCTACCAGCGTGTAGGCGGCTTTGCCCCGTTGCCGGCCCATGAAGATGTGCACTTGGTCAAGGCCCTGCTGGCCAGCGGCGCGCGAATCGTTTGGACGGCGCGCCATAGTGTGGCGACCAGCAGTCGCGGTGATAGTCGGGCAGCGCACGGATTTGGTGACGCTCTCAAGCGCCTGGCGCTGTGCTGTTCGCCTGATCCCGCGGAAAACGCCCCCCGCTTGTAA
- the ku gene encoding non-homologous end joining protein Ku has product MARAIWKGAISFGLVHIPVSLSTAVRSERIDFDWLDKRSMDPVGYKRINKVTGKDVNKDDIVKGVEFEKGRYVVISEDEIRKARPQATQTIDIFSFVDSGEIPLQHFNTPYYLSPDRGGGKVYALLRETLESTGKVALATVVLHTQQHLALLRPLEEVLVMITLRWPEEVRGLDSLALDKSVTDAKVDKRELQMATRLVEDMSGSWTPDEYHNAFRQTIMDLVEEKASKGKVSVVEAAKEGEAEKGADIIDLTELLKRSLGGKGKATKKISKKAS; this is encoded by the coding sequence ATGGCTAGAGCCATCTGGAAGGGTGCGATCAGCTTTGGTCTGGTGCACATTCCCGTCAGCCTCAGCACTGCCGTACGCAGTGAGCGCATCGACTTCGACTGGCTGGACAAACGCAGCATGGATCCGGTGGGCTACAAGCGCATCAACAAAGTCACCGGCAAGGATGTCAACAAGGACGATATCGTCAAGGGCGTGGAGTTTGAAAAAGGCCGCTACGTCGTCATCAGCGAAGATGAGATCCGCAAGGCCCGCCCGCAAGCCACCCAGACTATCGATATCTTCTCCTTCGTCGATTCAGGGGAAATTCCTTTGCAACACTTTAATACCCCCTATTACCTGAGCCCGGACCGCGGCGGCGGCAAGGTGTATGCGTTATTGCGTGAGACGTTGGAAAGTACTGGCAAAGTGGCCTTGGCTACCGTGGTGTTGCATACCCAGCAGCACCTGGCATTGTTGCGCCCGCTCGAAGAGGTGCTGGTGATGATTACCTTGCGTTGGCCGGAGGAAGTGCGCGGGTTGGACAGCCTGGCGTTGGACAAGAGCGTGACCGACGCCAAGGTCGACAAGCGCGAACTGCAAATGGCCACGCGTCTGGTCGAGGACATGAGTGGCAGCTGGACGCCGGATGAATACCACAATGCGTTCAGGCAGACCATCATGGACCTGGTGGAAGAGAAAGCCAGCAAGGGCAAGGTCAGCGTGGTCGAAGCGGCCAAGGAAGGAGAGGCTGAGAAGGGCGCGGATATCATCGATCTGACCGAGCTGCTCAAGCGCAGCCTGGGTGGCAAAGGCAAGGCAACCAAAAAGATCAGCAAGAAAGCGTCCTGA
- a CDS encoding class I SAM-dependent methyltransferase produces the protein MSLDACYFADLYKNDDDPWAFRTRWYERRKRELLLASLPRQHYARIFEPACANGELSAALGERCAELWCQDLDPTAVTLARKRLLKVAHARVDQGRLPGDWPSGRFDLIVLSEIGYYLDPSQWLQVIEQSLASLGDDGGVLACHWLHPIDGCPQTGRQVHTLLARHLPLYPVFRHEEADFLLEYWTCQPNVIDLSETCA, from the coding sequence ATGAGCCTCGATGCGTGTTACTTCGCCGACCTGTACAAAAACGATGATGACCCCTGGGCTTTCCGCACCCGCTGGTATGAACGGCGCAAGCGCGAACTGTTATTGGCCAGCCTCCCACGCCAGCATTACGCACGAATTTTTGAGCCCGCTTGCGCTAATGGCGAACTCAGTGCCGCGCTGGGCGAACGTTGCGCCGAACTGTGGTGTCAGGACCTTGACCCGACGGCGGTGACACTCGCTCGCAAGCGGCTACTCAAGGTTGCACACGCGCGGGTTGACCAGGGCCGTCTACCGGGCGACTGGCCAAGTGGGCGCTTTGATTTGATCGTGCTCAGTGAGATCGGCTACTACCTGGACCCGAGCCAGTGGTTACAGGTGATCGAGCAATCGCTTGCCAGCCTGGGTGATGACGGTGGCGTGCTGGCCTGCCATTGGCTGCACCCCATCGACGGCTGCCCGCAGACCGGACGCCAGGTACATACACTACTGGCCCGACATCTACCCTTGTATCCGGTTTTTCGTCATGAGGAAGCAGATTTTCTCCTGGAATACTGGACATGCCAGCCCAACGTCATCGACCTCAGTGAGACCTGTGCATGA
- a CDS encoding PIG-L deacetylase family protein: protein MTDNLIAASQGTPWAHWQQSAHLARATWITPAQLCPPGHRLVVVAPHPDDEVLACGGLLCSFHGREQALLLVSVTDGEASHRHSRHWTEHRLRHDRPMESRHALRCLDLAVNDLDWRRLSLKDGAVARDEAYLVNYLTQLLTADDVVLTTWRRDGHTDHEAVGRACAQAARTRGARLVEVPVWAWHWATPEDSRLPWPQAHRIQLDEQSLARKRQAIAAHVSQTHSDNGQDPVLPHALRECLLQPFELVFL, encoded by the coding sequence ATGACCGACAACCTTATTGCCGCGAGCCAAGGCACGCCCTGGGCGCACTGGCAGCAGTCGGCCCATCTGGCCCGCGCCACCTGGATCACCCCCGCACAGTTGTGCCCCCCTGGCCATCGTCTGGTTGTGGTCGCGCCACACCCTGACGATGAAGTGCTCGCCTGCGGCGGGCTGCTGTGTAGCTTTCACGGTCGTGAGCAAGCGTTACTGCTGGTTTCGGTGACCGATGGTGAAGCGAGCCATCGACATTCCCGGCATTGGACCGAGCACCGTTTGCGTCATGACCGGCCAATGGAGAGCCGTCACGCCCTGCGGTGTCTGGATCTGGCCGTCAATGACCTCGACTGGCGCAGGCTAAGCCTCAAGGACGGCGCCGTGGCTCGGGACGAAGCCTACCTGGTCAACTACCTCACCCAATTGCTCACCGCGGATGACGTGGTACTCACCACCTGGCGGCGCGATGGCCATACCGATCATGAGGCCGTCGGCAGAGCCTGCGCGCAGGCAGCCCGGACGCGTGGTGCGCGCCTGGTGGAAGTGCCGGTCTGGGCCTGGCACTGGGCCACGCCTGAAGATTCCAGATTGCCGTGGCCACAGGCCCACCGGATTCAACTCGACGAGCAAAGCCTGGCGCGCAAACGCCAGGCCATTGCCGCACATGTCAGTCAGACCCATTCAGACAATGGCCAAGATCCGGTGCTGCCCCACGCGCTGCGGGAGTGTCTGCTGCAACCCTTTGAACTGGTGTTTCTATGA
- a CDS encoding carboxylate-amine ligase: MNASCDFGIEEEYLLVSLSSGAVLTAPSAAINRLCREVVGRYFAEEMFCSQIEIASPVFSSLCQAQAFFSESRERLNCALAQEGVGLYGAASHPGARWQGQRQRPGQHYQQVFEAFQQVARCSLLSGLHVHVGVPAGCDRMQLINRVLPWIPLLLVLSSSSPFWAGNMTGYMSYRRVICAQWPHMGLPEPLADWRAYQRYRALLQRTGSLAEDADLWWAIRPSQRFPTVELRICDACPRLEDVLCIAGLFRHLVESCTVSHYQPAFLSREARWVLEENYWRALRYGRQGQFIGYRTQQQVDALAWLGQLRAQFGGESLDAERALRHAQRILLEGTSAERQLACHAQARRNGLDNRQALRAVVDLVLEETRGCGSNPLP, from the coding sequence ATGAACGCGTCGTGTGATTTCGGGATCGAGGAGGAGTATTTGCTGGTCAGCTTGTCCAGCGGCGCAGTGTTGACTGCACCGTCGGCGGCGATCAACCGATTGTGCCGTGAGGTGGTGGGCCGCTACTTCGCCGAGGAGATGTTCTGCAGTCAGATCGAAATTGCGTCGCCCGTGTTTTCCAGTTTGTGCCAGGCTCAAGCCTTCTTCAGTGAAAGCCGCGAACGCTTGAACTGTGCATTGGCGCAGGAAGGTGTAGGCCTGTACGGCGCCGCCAGTCACCCTGGCGCCCGCTGGCAAGGCCAACGCCAGCGGCCTGGCCAGCACTATCAGCAAGTGTTCGAGGCTTTCCAGCAGGTTGCCCGCTGTAGCCTGCTTTCAGGGCTGCATGTGCATGTGGGCGTACCAGCGGGCTGCGACCGCATGCAACTGATCAATCGTGTGCTGCCGTGGATTCCACTGTTGTTGGTGCTCAGCAGCTCCTCTCCCTTTTGGGCCGGCAACATGACGGGCTACATGAGCTACCGACGGGTGATCTGCGCGCAATGGCCACACATGGGGCTGCCCGAACCGTTGGCCGACTGGCGCGCTTACCAGCGTTACCGAGCGCTGTTGCAGCGCACGGGGTCACTGGCTGAAGACGCTGACCTTTGGTGGGCGATCAGACCGTCACAGCGCTTTCCCACGGTAGAGCTACGCATCTGTGATGCCTGTCCGCGGCTCGAAGACGTGCTGTGCATTGCCGGTCTGTTTCGCCACCTGGTTGAGTCGTGCACGGTCAGCCATTACCAGCCTGCTTTTTTGAGTCGCGAGGCGCGCTGGGTGCTTGAGGAAAACTACTGGCGCGCCTTGCGCTATGGGCGCCAGGGGCAGTTCATCGGTTACCGTACGCAACAGCAGGTCGACGCGCTTGCTTGGCTGGGCCAACTGCGGGCGCAGTTTGGCGGTGAAAGCCTGGACGCCGAACGCGCCTTGCGCCACGCCCAGCGGATCTTGCTTGAGGGTACCAGCGCCGAGCGCCAACTGGCCTGCCATGCACAGGCCCGGCGCAACGGGCTGGATAATCGCCAGGCACTGCGTGCAGTCGTTGATCTGGTCCTGGAGGAAACCCGTGGTTGCGGGAGCAACCCATTGCCATAG
- a CDS encoding methyltransferase, which yields MLLSAGQRAADLALLHLGRRLQADGYRFTCVTPATQARNNARSDAQQAHSMRDVFGWNRPFAEQVLSADELAQMDVAAILTRDGAGMRSRVRWSTLDDLLLLHSGYPTEDSDAVFFGPDSYRFAQLIRDHLQHRYLPVQQAVDIGCGSGIGALLIARAARHAQVTAVDINPKALRYTAINAALAGIDNIAIEHSDVLAGITGNFDLIVANPPYMLDARERTYRHGGGALGAALSLRILEQSLRRLSVGGTLLLYTGVAIVEGHDRFLEACRSSLQGPQWQWHYRELDPDVFGEQLLEPGYDQVERIAAVALSVTYTPHTGADDERVV from the coding sequence ATGCTATTGAGCGCAGGGCAACGTGCTGCCGATCTGGCATTGCTACATCTGGGCCGTCGGCTGCAGGCTGATGGCTACCGGTTTACCTGCGTGACGCCAGCCACCCAGGCACGCAACAATGCCCGGTCCGACGCACAACAGGCACATTCGATGCGCGACGTATTTGGCTGGAACAGGCCGTTCGCCGAACAGGTGCTGTCCGCTGATGAACTGGCGCAGATGGACGTCGCAGCGATCCTCACCCGCGACGGGGCAGGGATGCGTAGTCGCGTGCGCTGGTCTACCTTGGATGACCTGCTCTTACTGCACAGCGGCTATCCCACCGAGGACAGCGATGCGGTGTTCTTCGGGCCTGACAGCTATCGATTTGCCCAGCTTATACGTGACCATCTGCAGCACCGTTACCTGCCGGTTCAGCAGGCGGTGGACATTGGGTGTGGTAGCGGCATTGGCGCCTTGCTCATCGCCCGGGCCGCGCGCCATGCACAGGTCACTGCCGTCGATATCAATCCCAAGGCTTTGCGTTACACCGCCATCAATGCGGCATTGGCGGGGATCGACAATATCGCCATCGAACACAGTGACGTTTTGGCGGGCATCACCGGCAATTTCGATCTGATAGTCGCCAATCCACCGTACATGCTTGATGCCCGCGAGCGTACTTATCGCCACGGGGGTGGTGCGCTGGGCGCGGCGCTGTCGTTGCGTATTCTTGAGCAATCGTTACGACGCCTGTCCGTGGGCGGCACCTTGTTGCTGTACACCGGCGTGGCCATCGTCGAAGGCCACGATCGCTTTCTGGAGGCGTGCCGCTCAAGCCTGCAAGGCCCGCAGTGGCAGTGGCACTATCGCGAGCTGGACCCTGACGTGTTTGGCGAACAACTGCTTGAGCCGGGTTACGATCAGGTCGAGCGCATCGCCGCCGTAGCGCTAAGCGTGACCTACACCCCACACACCGGGGCTGACGATGAACGCGTCGTGTGA
- the ligD gene encoding DNA ligase D yields the protein MAKLLQEYQRKRDFNATSEPLGKTPRGKHAHALQYCIQKHDASHLHYDFRLELDGTLKSWAIPKGPSLDPKVRRLAVHVEDHPLDYANFEGAIPQGHYGAGDVIVWDRGIWQPEGDPRQAYAKGKLRFRLQGEKLAGVWNLFRTHLDGKKEQWMLVKSNDGEARSASDYDIVQAQPDSVLSDRTLLARPATSAAGQRAAPAKRLRTSAGRKAELPAQLQPQLATLVESPPSGEWRYEVKFDGYRILARIEGDEVRLFTRNGHDWSAKMPHQLAALRTLKLKSAWLDGEMVVAGEQGIADFQALQNAFDSNSDEHISYYLFDLLYLNGKDLRECPLQERRVRLQALLEHNTAAELAFSADFDEPVESLLDSACRMELEGLIGKRLDSIYVGRRSSDWIKLKCKQRQEFIIVGYTDPKGSRNGFGALLLALHDKDKGQLRYAGKVGTGFSTTTLDSLHARLKPLAAQRPPLLNAPGGAEARGVHWLQPRLLAEVAYAQMTREGIVRHAVFHGLRDDKPATAIDLERPMPNTPIALPNDLGELRLTHPDRLIDPTSGATKRQVAEYYASVAPWMLPHLKQRPVALVRAPDGLGGELFFQKNAAGLGIPHIVTYDKDQAGQAAMVINRPDTLLGAVQMNMLELHTWNATDKQFDKPDRFVLDLDPDPALPWKAMQEATHLTLTLLDELGLRTFLKTSGGKGMHLVVPLTRRAGWDDVKDFSHAIVNHLAGLFPDRLSSVSGPKNRVGRIFIDYLRNGKGATTVCAYSLRAREGLPVSVPIWREELVQLKGANQWNLFNLGERLAQINDPWAEYATTRQSITAAMRKQLGLC from the coding sequence ATGGCCAAGCTCCTGCAGGAATACCAGCGCAAACGTGACTTCAACGCCACATCCGAACCCCTGGGCAAAACGCCCCGCGGCAAACACGCGCACGCCTTGCAGTACTGCATCCAGAAACACGACGCCAGCCACCTGCACTATGACTTTCGCCTGGAACTCGATGGCACCCTGAAAAGCTGGGCAATCCCCAAGGGGCCCTCGCTTGACCCTAAGGTCCGGCGCCTGGCGGTGCATGTTGAAGATCACCCTCTCGACTACGCCAACTTCGAGGGCGCCATACCCCAAGGGCATTACGGCGCCGGTGATGTGATCGTCTGGGACCGTGGTATCTGGCAGCCAGAAGGAGATCCTCGCCAGGCCTACGCCAAGGGCAAGCTGCGCTTTCGTCTGCAAGGCGAGAAGCTGGCCGGGGTGTGGAACCTGTTTCGCACCCACCTGGATGGCAAAAAAGAGCAATGGATGCTGGTCAAGTCCAACGATGGCGAAGCTCGCAGCGCCAGTGACTACGATATTGTCCAGGCGCAGCCGGACAGCGTGCTCAGCGATCGTACCTTGCTTGCGCGCCCCGCCACCTCAGCTGCCGGCCAACGCGCAGCCCCTGCCAAACGCCTGCGGACCAGCGCAGGACGTAAAGCCGAGCTGCCAGCGCAATTGCAACCGCAGCTGGCGACGTTGGTCGAGTCCCCACCCAGTGGCGAATGGCGCTACGAAGTCAAGTTCGACGGTTACCGGATCCTCGCGCGCATTGAGGGTGATGAGGTACGCCTGTTCACCCGCAACGGCCACGACTGGAGCGCCAAAATGCCTCATCAGCTCGCGGCGTTGCGCACCCTGAAGCTGAAGTCGGCGTGGCTCGATGGTGAGATGGTGGTTGCCGGCGAACAGGGCATTGCTGATTTCCAAGCCCTGCAGAACGCTTTTGACAGCAATAGCGACGAGCACATCAGCTATTACCTGTTCGATTTGCTCTACCTCAATGGCAAGGATCTACGCGAATGTCCGCTGCAAGAACGGCGCGTCCGCCTGCAGGCGCTGCTGGAGCACAACACGGCCGCCGAGCTCGCATTTTCTGCCGACTTCGATGAACCAGTCGAGTCGCTGCTCGACAGCGCCTGCCGTATGGAGCTCGAAGGCCTGATCGGCAAGCGTTTGGACAGCATCTACGTGGGTCGACGCAGCAGTGACTGGATCAAACTCAAATGCAAGCAACGACAGGAATTCATCATCGTCGGCTACACCGACCCCAAAGGCAGCCGCAACGGTTTCGGCGCGCTGTTGCTGGCCTTGCATGACAAAGACAAAGGCCAGTTGCGTTACGCCGGCAAGGTGGGCACCGGCTTCAGTACAACCACCCTCGACAGCCTCCATGCCCGGCTCAAGCCATTGGCGGCGCAGCGCCCACCACTGCTCAATGCCCCCGGTGGAGCCGAGGCACGCGGTGTGCACTGGCTGCAACCGCGCCTGCTGGCGGAAGTCGCCTATGCCCAAATGACTCGTGAAGGCATTGTTCGCCATGCGGTGTTCCACGGGCTACGCGATGACAAGCCAGCGACGGCGATCGACCTGGAGCGCCCCATGCCGAACACACCCATTGCCCTGCCCAACGACCTGGGCGAATTGCGTCTGACCCATCCAGACCGCCTGATCGACCCCACAAGCGGTGCAACCAAACGGCAAGTCGCCGAGTACTACGCCTCGGTAGCGCCGTGGATGCTGCCACACCTCAAGCAGCGCCCGGTGGCCTTGGTTCGAGCACCGGACGGTTTGGGCGGTGAACTGTTCTTTCAGAAAAACGCCGCTGGTCTGGGTATTCCTCATATCGTCACCTACGACAAGGACCAGGCCGGTCAGGCGGCGATGGTCATCAATCGTCCGGACACCCTGCTCGGTGCGGTACAGATGAACATGCTTGAACTGCATACCTGGAACGCCACCGACAAACAGTTCGACAAACCCGACCGCTTTGTTCTCGACCTCGACCCAGACCCGGCGTTGCCGTGGAAAGCCATGCAGGAAGCCACGCACCTGACCCTGACCCTGCTCGACGAACTGGGCTTGCGCACGTTCCTCAAGACCAGTGGCGGCAAAGGCATGCACTTGGTGGTGCCACTCACCCGGCGCGCTGGTTGGGATGACGTCAAAGACTTCAGCCACGCCATTGTGAATCACTTGGCCGGGCTGTTTCCTGATCGCCTTTCTTCGGTGTCAGGGCCCAAGAACCGGGTCGGTCGGATCTTCATCGACTACCTGCGCAACGGCAAGGGCGCGACCACCGTCTGCGCCTACTCGCTGCGTGCCCGAGAGGGGCTGCCGGTTTCGGTGCCGATCTGGCGCGAGGAGCTGGTTCAACTCAAAGGCGCCAACCAATGGAACCTGTTCAACCTGGGCGAGCGCCTGGCGCAAATCAATGACCCCTGGGCCGAATATGCCACCACCCGCCAATCCATAACCGCCGCCATGCGCAAACAGCTAGGGCTCTGCTAG
- a CDS encoding iron-containing redox enzyme family protein → MSVMTPSGIVPALEPTAGSGLALRYHALLSAEQHDSAPWLREQLARVATRADDLPATAESLARWSCQRAAQVAKAYAVYLQGRRNGEPRRYFLNRSQALYFLQHVAPTKKVDGAWLYGMLKHWQDPRYHGLIRTYLEELGDGVAACNHVLIYQRLLSQLGCLEPVPLADERYLQGTLQLALGFHADDFLPEVLGYNLGYEQLPLHLLISAYELAELGIDSHYFSLHVTIDNPASGHAQKAVQAVQQMWPASGGAVFYRRLARGYRLNELGADTPSVIASFDLERELLAALERKRSFGQYLHSDYCRLQGRTVNQWLAQPGSMLAFLQALEGQGWIKRNQDPTGSRFWHLVEGPKAAMFGVFSPYEKQLIHDWIAGQWQAPVARSGRYSPAPNGLESESAMPVPTAIEALIGKMAGADHALPEGLAATRAYIRLTGLGQGSAR, encoded by the coding sequence ATGTCCGTCATGACGCCTTCTGGAATAGTGCCTGCCCTTGAACCCACAGCCGGTTCAGGGCTTGCCCTTCGTTATCACGCGTTGTTGTCAGCTGAGCAGCATGACAGCGCGCCATGGTTGCGTGAGCAACTGGCGCGAGTCGCCACACGAGCGGATGATTTGCCTGCAACCGCCGAATCGCTGGCACGCTGGAGCTGCCAACGCGCCGCCCAGGTGGCCAAGGCGTACGCTGTCTATTTACAAGGCAGACGTAACGGGGAACCTCGGCGCTATTTCCTGAACCGGTCCCAGGCGTTGTATTTCCTCCAGCACGTGGCACCGACCAAGAAGGTCGACGGTGCCTGGCTGTATGGCATGCTCAAGCATTGGCAGGATCCGCGCTACCACGGGCTTATCCGCACCTACCTTGAAGAATTGGGTGACGGTGTCGCCGCCTGTAATCATGTGTTGATCTACCAGCGTCTGCTCAGTCAGCTGGGATGCCTGGAACCGGTGCCGCTGGCCGATGAGCGTTATCTACAAGGTACGTTGCAGCTGGCGTTGGGCTTTCACGCCGATGATTTTCTCCCGGAGGTACTCGGTTATAACCTCGGATACGAGCAATTGCCCTTGCACCTGTTGATCAGCGCCTACGAACTGGCAGAGCTGGGTATCGACAGTCATTACTTCAGTCTCCACGTGACCATTGATAACCCTGCCAGCGGTCACGCGCAGAAGGCCGTGCAAGCGGTGCAGCAGATGTGGCCCGCCAGCGGGGGGGCTGTATTCTATCGTCGTCTGGCACGTGGCTACCGGCTCAACGAGCTGGGCGCAGACACGCCAAGTGTGATTGCCAGCTTCGACCTTGAGCGTGAGCTGCTTGCAGCCCTGGAGCGCAAACGCAGTTTCGGTCAGTACCTGCACTCGGATTACTGCCGCCTGCAGGGACGTACCGTCAACCAATGGCTTGCTCAGCCGGGCAGTATGTTGGCGTTTCTCCAGGCCCTTGAGGGCCAGGGCTGGATCAAACGCAATCAGGACCCGACAGGCAGTCGTTTCTGGCACCTGGTCGAGGGCCCCAAGGCCGCCATGTTTGGCGTATTCAGCCCTTATGAGAAGCAGTTGATCCACGATTGGATCGCCGGCCAATGGCAAGCACCGGTCGCACGTAGCGGCCGTTACTCGCCAGCGCCCAACGGCCTGGAGAGTGAGTCTGCGATGCCGGTGCCAACGGCCATTGAAGCGCTTATCGGTAAGATGGCCGGCGCCGATCATGCCTTACCCGAGGGGCTCGCCGCGACGCGTGCCTATATCCGCCTGACCGGCCTTGGCCAAGGGAGTGCCCGTTGA